The proteins below come from a single Micromonospora citrea genomic window:
- the rpsF gene encoding 30S ribosomal protein S6, translated as MRHYEIMVILDPSLEERTVAPSLDTYLNVIRTAGGSVEKTDVWGRRRLAYEINKKAEGIYAVIDLQATPAAVAELDRQLRLNESVLRTKVIRPEMR; from the coding sequence TTGCGTCATTACGAGATCATGGTGATCCTCGACCCCAGCCTCGAGGAGCGCACCGTCGCCCCGTCGCTCGACACGTACCTGAACGTGATCCGGACCGCGGGTGGCTCGGTGGAGAAGACCGACGTGTGGGGCCGCCGGCGCCTCGCGTACGAGATCAACAAGAAGGCCGAAGGCATCTACGCCGTCATCGACCTGCAGGCGACGCCCGCGGCGGTGGCCGAGCTGGACCGTCAGCTGCGGCTCAACGAGTCCGTGCTGCGCACCAAGGTCATCCGGCCGGAGATGCGCTAA
- a CDS encoding transglycosylase domain-containing protein: MNSYGDPSSPRGRAQIPGQHGDPGGDARGGGWSAAQEGTAPAGRASVSPRASGGRASVGGSAAVPPRGGSASAAVPPRAGSAAGSASVGSASVGRAAPGRASAPVSPAPGAGRAGAGRASVPVSPAVGGPAGRASVGSAAVGAASAGRASVGSAAVGGASGRASARASVSPVSGGPGGPGGPTGPGRRGRGAGDPANAARAKKRKRINMLIASFAVFIMLAGLGVVGFTYYSTNVTLPDEVPLPLSTTILASDKKTQVARLGNENRTFVTIKDIPEYVQHAVAAAEDRNFYKHSGVDYKGIARAAWNNLTGGDKQGASTITQQYARNAIENLKDDTYARKVKEAIFASKLNEKYSKPEIMQHYLNVIYFGRGAYGIEAAAQTYFGKSASKLTVAEGAVLAALIKQPVKSETHLGYDPAVNPEQAKDRWNYVLGGMVEEGWLNAADRPTAYPKVLAPKKDGNGFGVKSPRGNVVNYVRQEMEQWGICSDSGKPGKPTCVDELRTGGYRIVTTINPKMQSALEAAAQPDRKGSVLKGQPKNLMAAAVSIEPKSGRVLAYYGGDSGADFDYAGKNTNANGDIVGGHPPGSSFKVYTLAAAIEAGISVKSRWDATPFKPEGFANKVQNAGRDVTKTCNKSCTLEESTIRSYNVPFFHLAEKIGPDKVVAMARQAGVSTMWTVDPPKPYDLVKEKPENLAPRKFDRVVGYGQYPITVLDHANGLATLANDGVYNKAHFVISVEKQNEDTGKWVKVPGTGEQRKPQQRIRPEVAKEVTAVLKEIPEENNANLADGRDAAGKTGTWEHNGTPRNAHAWMVGYDDNLATAVWIGSRDPKKPTIVDGRGNDIGGSSFPAELWKRYMDDALKGKDKSDLPSVTGIGDDKAGNGEAPPPPDQPEQPGGRPDCGPLELLCPPGGNNGGGNNGGGTGPGGGPTGPATPNEPRPGGGGGLLPSITPRPSDD; this comes from the coding sequence ATGAACTCGTACGGCGATCCCAGTTCCCCGCGCGGGCGGGCCCAGATTCCGGGCCAGCACGGCGACCCCGGCGGTGACGCCCGCGGGGGCGGCTGGTCGGCTGCCCAGGAGGGTACGGCACCGGCCGGCCGCGCCTCGGTCTCGCCCCGGGCTTCCGGTGGGCGCGCCTCGGTCGGCGGTTCGGCGGCCGTGCCACCGCGCGGCGGCTCGGCCTCGGCGGCCGTCCCGCCCCGTGCCGGCTCGGCCGCCGGTTCCGCCTCGGTGGGTTCCGCCTCCGTCGGTCGGGCCGCCCCCGGCCGGGCCTCGGCGCCGGTCTCGCCGGCGCCCGGCGCGGGCCGGGCGGGCGCGGGCCGCGCGTCGGTGCCGGTCTCCCCGGCCGTCGGCGGACCGGCCGGTCGGGCCTCGGTGGGTTCCGCCGCCGTGGGCGCCGCCTCGGCGGGTCGGGCGAGCGTCGGGTCGGCCGCCGTCGGTGGTGCCAGCGGCCGGGCCTCGGCGCGGGCGAGCGTCTCGCCCGTCTCGGGTGGCCCGGGCGGGCCCGGCGGGCCGACCGGTCCCGGCCGGCGCGGGCGCGGCGCGGGCGACCCGGCCAACGCGGCGCGGGCCAAGAAGCGCAAGCGGATCAACATGCTGATCGCCAGCTTCGCCGTCTTCATCATGCTCGCCGGCCTGGGCGTGGTCGGCTTCACCTACTACTCGACCAACGTCACGCTCCCGGACGAGGTGCCGCTGCCGCTCTCCACCACGATCCTCGCCAGCGACAAGAAGACCCAGGTGGCCCGGCTCGGCAACGAGAACCGCACCTTCGTCACGATCAAGGACATCCCGGAGTACGTCCAGCACGCCGTGGCGGCGGCCGAGGACCGCAACTTCTACAAGCACTCGGGCGTGGACTACAAGGGCATCGCCCGCGCGGCCTGGAACAACCTCACCGGCGGCGACAAGCAGGGCGCCTCGACGATCACCCAGCAGTACGCCCGCAACGCCATCGAGAACCTGAAGGACGACACGTACGCCCGGAAGGTGAAGGAGGCGATCTTCGCCTCGAAGCTGAACGAGAAGTACAGCAAGCCCGAGATCATGCAGCACTACCTCAACGTGATCTACTTCGGGCGCGGCGCGTACGGCATCGAGGCGGCGGCGCAGACCTACTTCGGCAAGTCGGCCAGCAAGCTCACGGTCGCCGAGGGCGCGGTGCTCGCGGCCCTGATCAAGCAGCCGGTGAAGAGCGAGACCCACCTGGGCTACGACCCGGCCGTCAACCCCGAGCAGGCCAAGGACCGGTGGAATTACGTGCTCGGCGGCATGGTCGAGGAGGGCTGGCTCAACGCCGCCGACCGGCCGACCGCGTACCCGAAGGTGCTGGCGCCGAAGAAGGACGGCAACGGCTTCGGCGTGAAGAGCCCCCGGGGCAACGTCGTCAACTACGTGCGCCAGGAGATGGAGCAGTGGGGGATCTGCTCCGACTCGGGTAAGCCGGGCAAGCCGACCTGCGTCGACGAGCTGCGTACCGGCGGTTACCGGATCGTCACCACGATCAACCCGAAGATGCAGAGTGCGCTGGAGGCGGCGGCCCAACCGGACCGGAAGGGGTCGGTGCTCAAGGGGCAGCCGAAGAACCTGATGGCCGCGGCGGTCTCCATCGAGCCGAAGTCCGGCCGGGTCCTCGCCTACTACGGCGGCGACAGCGGTGCCGACTTCGACTACGCGGGCAAGAACACCAACGCCAACGGCGACATCGTCGGCGGCCACCCGCCGGGCTCGTCGTTCAAGGTCTACACGCTGGCGGCTGCCATCGAGGCCGGCATCTCGGTCAAGTCGCGCTGGGACGCCACCCCGTTCAAGCCGGAGGGCTTCGCGAACAAGGTGCAGAACGCCGGCCGCGACGTCACGAAGACGTGCAACAAGTCCTGCACGCTGGAGGAGTCGACCATCCGCTCCTACAACGTGCCGTTCTTCCATCTCGCCGAGAAGATCGGTCCCGACAAGGTGGTCGCCATGGCGCGGCAGGCCGGCGTGAGCACGATGTGGACGGTCGACCCGCCGAAGCCGTACGACCTGGTCAAGGAGAAGCCGGAGAACCTCGCCCCGAGAAAGTTCGACCGGGTGGTCGGTTACGGCCAGTACCCGATCACCGTGCTCGACCACGCCAACGGGCTCGCCACCCTCGCCAACGACGGCGTCTACAACAAGGCGCACTTCGTCATCAGCGTGGAGAAGCAGAACGAGGACACCGGCAAGTGGGTGAAGGTGCCCGGGACCGGTGAGCAGCGCAAGCCGCAGCAGCGCATCAGACCGGAGGTCGCCAAGGAGGTGACCGCCGTGCTGAAGGAGATCCCGGAGGAGAACAACGCCAACCTGGCCGACGGTCGGGACGCGGCCGGCAAGACCGGTACCTGGGAACACAACGGCACCCCGCGCAACGCGCACGCCTGGATGGTCGGCTACGACGACAACCTCGCCACCGCCGTCTGGATCGGCAGCCGCGACCCGAAGAAACCGACCATCGTCGACGGTAGAGGGAACGACATCGGCGGTAGCAGCTTCCCGGCGGAGCTGTGGAAGCGGTACATGGACGACGCGCTGAAGGGCAAGGACAAGTCGGACCTGCCGAGCGTCACCGGCATCGGTGACGACAAGGCCGGCAACGGCGAGGCTCCGCCGCCGCCGGATCAGCCGGAACAGCCTGGTGGCCGGCCGGACTGCGGGCCGCTGGAGCTGCTCTGCCCGCCGGGTGGCAACAACGGCGGCGGGAACAACGGCGGCGGCACCGGCCCGGGTGGTGGCCCGACCGGACCCGCGACCCCGAACGAGCCGAGGCCGGGTGGCGGTGGCGGGCTGCTACCGAGCATCACCCCACGCCCGAGCGACGACTGA
- a CDS encoding inositol-3-phosphate synthase: protein MGSVRVAIVGVGNCASSLVQGVEYYRNADPNDRVPGLMHVTFGDYHVSDVQFVAAFDVDAKKVGMDLAEAIVASENNTIKLCDVPPTGVTVQRGPTFDGLGQYYREIVEESDATPVDVAQALRDAQVDVVVSYLPVGSEQADKFYAQAAIDAGCAFVNALPVFIASDPEWAKKFEDAGLPIVGDDIKSQVGATIVHRALAKLFEDRGVELLRTYQLNFGGNMDFMNMLERNRLVSKKISKTQSVTSQIPHEMSKSDVHIGPSDHVPWLDDRKWAYIRLEGRSFGDTPLNAELKLEVWDSPNSAGVIIDAVRAAKIALDRKIGGPILSASSYFMKSPPVQYADHDAHAAVEAFIAGEVER from the coding sequence ATGGGCTCCGTCCGCGTCGCCATCGTCGGTGTGGGTAACTGCGCCTCGTCCCTCGTACAGGGCGTGGAGTACTACCGGAACGCCGACCCGAACGACCGCGTCCCGGGTCTCATGCACGTCACCTTCGGCGACTACCACGTCTCGGACGTGCAGTTCGTCGCGGCGTTCGACGTGGACGCCAAGAAGGTGGGCATGGACCTCGCCGAGGCGATCGTCGCCAGCGAGAACAACACCATCAAGCTCTGCGACGTGCCGCCGACCGGCGTCACCGTCCAGCGCGGCCCGACCTTCGACGGTCTGGGCCAGTACTACCGCGAGATCGTCGAGGAGTCCGACGCCACCCCGGTCGACGTGGCGCAGGCGCTGCGCGACGCGCAGGTCGACGTCGTCGTCTCCTACCTGCCGGTCGGCTCCGAGCAGGCCGACAAGTTCTACGCCCAGGCCGCGATCGACGCCGGCTGCGCGTTCGTGAACGCCCTGCCGGTCTTCATCGCCTCCGACCCCGAGTGGGCGAAGAAGTTCGAGGACGCGGGTCTGCCGATCGTCGGTGACGACATCAAGAGCCAGGTCGGCGCCACGATCGTGCACCGCGCCCTGGCGAAGCTCTTCGAGGACCGCGGTGTCGAGCTGCTGCGCACGTACCAGCTCAACTTCGGCGGCAACATGGACTTCATGAACATGCTGGAGCGCAACCGCCTGGTCTCGAAGAAGATCTCGAAGACCCAGTCGGTGACGTCCCAGATCCCGCACGAGATGAGCAAGAGCGACGTGCACATCGGCCCGTCGGACCACGTGCCGTGGCTGGACGACCGCAAGTGGGCGTACATCCGCCTGGAGGGTCGTTCCTTCGGCGACACCCCGCTCAACGCCGAGCTCAAGCTCGAGGTGTGGGACTCGCCGAACTCGGCCGGCGTCATCATCGACGCCGTCCGCGCCGCGAAGATCGCGCTGGACCGGAAGATCGGCGGCCCGATCCTGTCGGCCTCGTCGTACTTCATGAAGTCCCCGCCGGTGCAGTACGCCGACCACGACGCGCACGCCGCCGTCGAGGCGTTCATCGCCGGTGAGGTCGAGCGCTGA
- a CDS encoding glycosyltransferase family 87 protein, with translation MSTQPTRGIDDAGAADHPSRSDGFVRGVSGLIGGPLGDHATALDRPAGRENRFWTAARIVLALVCLTLALHWVQKSPCQDGAWQNNVQYTRFCYTDVLALYYAERLNEGAVPYRDHPVEYPVLTGYFMGALGLPVHALGENDPGLNQAMWFYNLNALVLGALAVATVAVILALRRRRPWDAALFALAPALMLTATVNWDLLAIGLAAFGLLAWARSRPLPAGVLLGLAGAAKMWPLFVLGPILVLALRAGRLRAALTALGAALASLIAVNLPVAIPYRENWDRFFELNSERAIDWGTLWYIGRHLDGKIGSPADPGPFEWLNVNIPTLNALSYALFGLACLGVAALGLLAPRRPRLAQLAFLVVAAFLIFSKVWSQQFVLWLLPLVVLARPRWGAFLAWQVAEVGYFAAFYGELLGASTGRPVFPEGVFVLAATLRLTTVVVLCVLVVREILRPELDPVRATYADDPDGGLLDGAPDAPWLDRWRRRPLEPAEPAPAPA, from the coding sequence ATGAGCACGCAGCCGACGCGAGGCATCGACGACGCCGGTGCCGCCGACCACCCGTCCCGGTCCGACGGCTTCGTCCGGGGCGTCTCCGGCCTCATCGGTGGTCCGCTGGGCGACCACGCCACCGCGCTCGACCGGCCCGCCGGGCGCGAGAACCGCTTCTGGACGGCGGCCCGGATCGTCCTGGCCCTGGTCTGCCTGACCCTGGCGCTGCACTGGGTGCAGAAGTCGCCCTGCCAGGACGGCGCCTGGCAGAACAACGTGCAGTACACCCGGTTCTGCTACACCGACGTGCTGGCGCTCTACTACGCCGAGCGGCTCAACGAGGGCGCGGTCCCCTACCGCGACCACCCCGTCGAGTACCCGGTGCTCACCGGGTACTTCATGGGCGCGCTCGGCCTGCCGGTGCACGCCCTCGGCGAGAACGACCCGGGGCTCAACCAGGCCATGTGGTTCTACAACCTGAACGCGCTGGTGCTCGGCGCGCTGGCGGTCGCCACGGTCGCGGTGATCCTCGCCCTGCGCCGCCGACGACCCTGGGACGCCGCGCTGTTCGCGCTCGCTCCCGCGCTGATGCTCACCGCCACGGTCAACTGGGACCTGCTCGCCATCGGCCTCGCCGCGTTCGGCCTGCTGGCCTGGGCACGCAGCCGGCCGTTGCCGGCCGGCGTCCTGCTCGGCCTCGCCGGGGCGGCCAAGATGTGGCCGTTGTTCGTCCTCGGCCCGATCCTGGTGCTGGCGCTGCGCGCCGGCCGGCTCCGCGCCGCCCTCACCGCCCTCGGCGCGGCCCTGGCGTCCCTGATCGCGGTGAACCTGCCGGTCGCCATTCCGTACCGGGAGAACTGGGACCGGTTCTTCGAGCTGAACTCGGAGCGCGCGATCGACTGGGGCACCCTCTGGTACATCGGGCGTCACCTGGACGGGAAGATCGGCAGCCCCGCCGACCCCGGGCCCTTCGAGTGGCTGAACGTCAACATTCCGACGCTGAACGCCCTGTCGTACGCCCTCTTCGGGCTGGCGTGTCTCGGCGTGGCCGCGCTGGGCCTGCTGGCGCCGCGCCGGCCGCGGCTCGCCCAGCTCGCGTTCCTGGTGGTCGCCGCGTTCCTGATCTTCAGCAAGGTGTGGTCGCAGCAGTTCGTGCTCTGGCTGCTGCCGCTGGTGGTGCTCGCCCGCCCGAGGTGGGGCGCCTTCCTGGCCTGGCAGGTGGCCGAGGTCGGCTACTTCGCGGCCTTCTACGGCGAACTGCTCGGCGCGTCGACCGGCCGGCCGGTCTTTCCGGAGGGGGTCTTCGTGCTGGCCGCCACGCTGCGCCTGACCACCGTGGTGGTGCTCTGCGTGCTGGTCGTACGGGAGATCCTGCGGCCGGAACTCGACCCGGTGCGGGCCACCTACGCCGACGATCCCGACGGCGGTCTGCTGGACGGCGCGCCGGACGCGCCCTGGCTCGACCGGTGGCGACGCAGGCCACTGGAGCCCGCCGAGCCGGCACCCGCCCCCGCCTAG
- a CDS encoding DUF5318 domain-containing protein has protein sequence MRTQRQVVDFSLRRRAVLRELLAGRVGTYDVCDASPYLKNAARFHGEPTDERCPICRSENLTRVHYIYGDELKQSAGQARTLAELPVLAMTLREFQVFVVEVCLGCDWNHLVEQYLLGRDGLAGDPEDGSEQGAVGGAAASGTGGAGRRRREAQR, from the coding sequence ATGCGTACGCAGCGCCAGGTGGTCGACTTCTCGCTCCGGAGGAGAGCGGTGCTGCGCGAACTCCTCGCCGGCCGGGTCGGCACGTACGACGTCTGCGACGCGTCGCCGTACCTGAAGAACGCCGCTCGCTTCCACGGAGAGCCCACCGACGAGCGGTGCCCGATCTGCCGGAGCGAGAACCTGACGCGCGTCCACTACATTTACGGCGACGAACTCAAGCAGTCGGCCGGTCAGGCCCGGACGCTCGCCGAGTTGCCCGTACTGGCGATGACGCTGCGTGAGTTCCAGGTCTTCGTGGTGGAGGTGTGCCTCGGCTGTGACTGGAACCATCTCGTCGAGCAGTACCTGCTCGGCCGGGACGGGCTGGCCGGGGACCCGGAGGACGGGTCGGAGCAGGGCGCGGTGGGCGGCGCGGCCGCCTCGGGCACCGGCGGGGCCGGTCGACGGAGGCGAGAGGCGCAACGGTGA
- a CDS encoding PadR family transcriptional regulator, which translates to MLELAILGLLQESPMHGYELRKELTAKLGAIRAAISYGSLYPTLRRLQAAGWIAEAAETPATAEEVPALTSRRGRVVYKITAEGKERFAQLIAQAGPETYDDTGFGVHFAFFARTDQATRLRILEGRRRKIEERREGLRDVLGRAAERLDAYTLELQRHGLEACEREVRWLEELIANERSGRAPTVPATGTAGGRREDNSPPPPGESRKERP; encoded by the coding sequence GTGCTCGAACTCGCCATCCTCGGCCTCCTGCAGGAGTCTCCGATGCACGGCTATGAGCTGCGCAAGGAGTTGACCGCCAAGCTCGGCGCGATCAGGGCGGCGATCAGCTACGGCTCGCTCTACCCGACCCTGCGTCGGCTGCAGGCGGCGGGGTGGATCGCCGAGGCCGCCGAGACACCCGCCACCGCCGAGGAGGTTCCCGCGCTGACCAGCCGACGAGGTCGGGTGGTCTACAAAATCACCGCGGAGGGCAAGGAACGCTTCGCCCAACTCATCGCACAGGCCGGGCCCGAGACGTACGACGACACGGGCTTCGGGGTGCACTTCGCGTTCTTCGCCCGCACCGACCAGGCGACCCGACTCCGCATCCTCGAGGGTCGCCGGCGAAAGATCGAGGAGCGTCGCGAAGGGCTTCGCGACGTGCTGGGCCGGGCGGCCGAGCGCCTCGACGCGTACACGCTGGAACTGCAGCGCCACGGCCTGGAAGCCTGTGAGCGCGAGGTCCGCTGGCTGGAGGAGCTCATCGCCAACGAGCGCTCCGGCCGTGCCCCGACGGTCCCGGCAACCGGGACGGCCGGCGGCCGACGAGAAGACAACAGCCCGCCTCCGCCTGGAGAGTCCAGGAAAGAGCGGCCGTGA
- a CDS encoding deoxyribonuclease IV has product MRIGAHVDSTDPLAEATAREAGAVQFFLSDPQGWKAPKPREDADRLRAAAVDLYVHAPYVVNVATLNNRIRIPSRKLLLGHAQAAAAIGAKGLIVHGGHVNAGDDVAVGFDNWRKTFAYAADSGGFGLPVLIENTAGGDNACARRLDALARLWDAVGEYEVGFCLDTCHAHAGGEELLGLVDRVKAITGRIDLVHANNSKGAFNSGQDRHDNLDGGTIDPELLVAVIRAAGAPVIVETPGGIEGQGADIAFLRDRLGTENTAA; this is encoded by the coding sequence ATGCGTATCGGAGCCCACGTCGATTCGACCGACCCGCTGGCGGAGGCGACGGCCCGGGAGGCCGGGGCCGTGCAGTTCTTCCTCTCCGACCCGCAGGGCTGGAAAGCCCCGAAGCCCCGGGAGGACGCGGACCGGCTGCGGGCCGCGGCCGTCGACCTCTACGTCCACGCGCCGTACGTCGTCAACGTCGCCACCCTGAACAACCGGATCCGGATCCCCAGCCGCAAGCTGCTGCTCGGGCACGCGCAGGCGGCTGCCGCGATCGGCGCGAAAGGGCTGATCGTCCACGGCGGGCACGTCAACGCCGGGGACGACGTCGCCGTGGGGTTCGACAACTGGCGCAAGACCTTCGCGTACGCGGCGGACTCCGGCGGCTTCGGCCTGCCCGTCCTGATCGAGAACACCGCCGGCGGCGACAACGCGTGCGCCCGGCGGCTCGACGCGCTCGCCCGGCTGTGGGACGCCGTGGGCGAGTACGAGGTGGGCTTCTGCCTGGACACCTGCCACGCGCACGCCGGGGGTGAGGAACTGCTCGGCCTGGTCGACCGGGTCAAGGCGATCACGGGGCGGATCGACCTGGTGCACGCCAACAACTCCAAGGGCGCGTTCAACTCCGGCCAGGACCGCCACGACAACCTCGACGGCGGGACCATCGACCCGGAGCTGCTGGTGGCGGTGATCCGCGCGGCCGGGGCGCCGGTGATCGTCGAGACCCCGGGCGGCATCGAGGGCCAGGGCGCCGACATCGCCTTCCTGCGCGACCGACTCGGCACGGAGAACACCGCGGCATGA